GCAACCGTTTGCTCAGGCACGCATTAGGCAGAGTAAAACTGGATGATGTGCCACAACAAGATATAGATCGTGTGGTAACAGAAACTAAACATAATGATTTTTCATCTTTGTTGACAGATATAGGCTTAGGTAACGAATTAAGCGCCATAGTCGCTCGACGACTACTGGGTGAATCAACTGAGCTTGAAGATAAAGAAAAGAATGTGGCCATTCGTGGCACCGAAGGTCTGTTGGTGTCTTACTCTCGTTGTTGCCATCCTATTCCAGATGATGAAATAGTTGCGGTATTAAGCCCTGGTCGAGGCTTAGTTATTCATCAGAATGGTTGTAGCAACATTCGTAAATTGAGCAAAGAAGAACCTCATAGAGTACTCACTATGCAATGGGGTCATGAAGTCAGCGGTGACTTCCATGCGTCAATTCGCATTGAATTAATTAATCGTCAAGGTACGTTAGCTACGTTAACCAGTACAGTGGCGGCTGCGGGATCTAATATTATTGGCCTGCAAACTGAAGAAAAAGAAAGTAATGTCTATTACATAGATATTGAGTTGAGTATCCGAAACCGTCTACAGCTAGCAAATGTCATGCGAAAAATTCGTATCATGCCAGAAGTACAAAAAGTCTCTCGACACAGTCAAGCAAGAAAAAACACCTAACAACACTTATTTATCAAACTATTTATAAAAGGATATTCCTATGACTAAGTCTGTTATTCATACAGATAAAGCTCCGGCCGCTATTGGTACTTATAGCCAAGCGATTAAATCTGGTACAACTGTTTATTTGTCTGGGCAAATTCCACTGGTACCAGCGACAATGGAAGTGATTTCTGAAGATTTCGCAGAACAAGCCCATCAAGTATTTAAAAATGTCTCAGCGGTTTGTTCTGCAGCTGGTGGCACCACTAACGATTTGGCTAAAGTAAATATTTTCTTAACAGACTTATCAAAGTTTGCCACTGTGAATGAAATCATGAGTCAATACTTTGAAAAGCCTTATCCAGCTAGAGCTGCAGTACAAATCAGTGCATTACCTAAAGGTGTACAAATTGAAATTGACGGTGTAATGGAATTGCCAGAATAAGTTAGGCTTGTCACTATTTATGAGCGTAGAAATTAAAATGTCGCCTGAACGCAATGCACGTATCAGGCAACTTCTCTCTTTACGACAACCCAGTTTAACCCTTTGTTTAGAGCAGCTAGATAAGCCACACAATGTGTCGGCTATTGTGCGTAGTTGCGATGCTGTTGGTGTGCATGAAGTTCAGGCTATTTGGAAGAAAAAAGCCCAAATTCGTAAAGGCACCGCCATGGGCAGTGAAAACTGGGTTTATACTCGTGAACATACTTCTACCGAAAATGCCGTGGCTTATTTAAAGCAACAAAATATGCAAGTGTTAGTGACCAACCTGTCTGATAAGGCTGTGGATTTTCGCGAAATAGATTACAGCCGACCTACTGCCATTATTCTTGGCCAAGAAAAGCACGGCGCAACTGATGAAGCCATTGCCCTTGCTGATCAAGAAATTGTGATCCCTATGGTGGGTATGGTGCAGTCATTGAATGTCTCTGTGGCCGCGGCATTAATTTTGTACGAAGCTCAAAGACAAAGACAGCTTGCAGGTATGTATGATAAGCCGCAATTGTCTGAAGCTGAATGTCAAAAAGTGTTATTTCAAGGAGGTTTCCCTAGGTACCGTGAAATATGTGACCGCAAGGGCATTGAATACCCCTATGTTGATGAGCATGGACATATTCAAGCCGATGACGCTTGGTGGCAAAGAATACAAATGCCTAACGCTACGCCTTTTCGAGGCATGAATATTCGTGATTTAAAGGGTTTTGGTCTTAGAAGTGAAGAAATGCTAGCCAAGGTTGATATTCATACAGTAGAACAATTTATGGCTATTGATTCATTCGAATTGTACAAGCGCTTAAAACAAAAAGTAGAGGGGACAGGTCTAAATACGTTATATACCATAATTGCCGTTAAGGAAGGAAAACACCGGCTTGATATTGCTAATCAGCAAAAAACAGACATTCTGTTAAAACTTGAAAGCATGGGAATGGATACACAATAAATTATTAGCAGATGTTGTTGGTTGACAGAGAATGCAAAAACCTTAACTGCGCCATTTCCTATCTGATAAAGTTGACTCTCTTATAGTAATGGGCCAGTTTTATGTCTGAATCTCGTGTCACACTAACTCTCGAAAGCGGTATTGCTAAGGTTACTTTAAATCGTCCTGAAAAATATAACGCCATAGATCTAGCTATGTTTCAAGGTATCGACAAGGTTATAAAAAGCATAAAAGCTGACCCCGCGATAAGGGCGGTAATTGTATCTGCGGCGGGCGAAAACTTTTGTACTGGCCTTGATATAAAGTCGGTACTTTCCAATCGCAGTAGTGCATTTAAATTGCTTTGGAAGTGGTTACCCGGCAACGCTAATCTAGCGCAAAGAATGTGTATCGGTTGGCGCCGTTTAAATGTACCTGTGATTATGGTGTTGCACGGAAAATGCTGGGGTGGGGGCATGCAAATTGCGTTGGGAGGCGATTTTAGAATTGCCTCACCGGACTGTTCATTGGCAATTATGGAATCCCGTTGGGGCTTAATTCCCGATATGGGTGGTACAGTGGCATTACGTGAATGTGTGGCTAGCGATCAAGCTATTAAATTAGCAATGACCAGTGAAATCATTGATGCTAAACAGGCGCTTTCCATGGGGCTAATTACCCAAGTGGCAGCATCACCAATGCAAGCGGCTACTGAATTAGCTAAGCAATTACTCGAAAAATCACCGGATTCTAATCG
The sequence above is a segment of the Paraglaciecola sp. L3A3 genome. Coding sequences within it:
- a CDS encoding crotonase/enoyl-CoA hydratase family protein, with the translated sequence MSESRVTLTLESGIAKVTLNRPEKYNAIDLAMFQGIDKVIKSIKADPAIRAVIVSAAGENFCTGLDIKSVLSNRSSAFKLLWKWLPGNANLAQRMCIGWRRLNVPVIMVLHGKCWGGGMQIALGGDFRIASPDCSLAIMESRWGLIPDMGGTVALRECVASDQAIKLAMTSEIIDAKQALSMGLITQVAASPMQAATELAKQLLEKSPDSNRAIKHIYHKIWSVNQRKILALETFNQLKILVGKNQRIAVKRQQGHTDIDFK
- the trmH gene encoding tRNA (guanosine(18)-2'-O)-methyltransferase TrmH, whose product is MSPERNARIRQLLSLRQPSLTLCLEQLDKPHNVSAIVRSCDAVGVHEVQAIWKKKAQIRKGTAMGSENWVYTREHTSTENAVAYLKQQNMQVLVTNLSDKAVDFREIDYSRPTAIILGQEKHGATDEAIALADQEIVIPMVGMVQSLNVSVAAALILYEAQRQRQLAGMYDKPQLSEAECQKVLFQGGFPRYREICDRKGIEYPYVDEHGHIQADDAWWQRIQMPNATPFRGMNIRDLKGFGLRSEEMLAKVDIHTVEQFMAIDSFELYKRLKQKVEGTGLNTLYTIIAVKEGKHRLDIANQQKTDILLKLESMGMDTQ
- a CDS encoding RidA family protein; amino-acid sequence: MTKSVIHTDKAPAAIGTYSQAIKSGTTVYLSGQIPLVPATMEVISEDFAEQAHQVFKNVSAVCSAAGGTTNDLAKVNIFLTDLSKFATVNEIMSQYFEKPYPARAAVQISALPKGVQIEIDGVMELPE